In the Myxococcota bacterium genome, one interval contains:
- the rfaE1 gene encoding D-glycero-beta-D-manno-heptose-7-phosphate kinase, producing MPRLDLRRLERLVDDFRNVRLLVLGDLVLDEYIWGDVDRISPEAPVPVVHVSDETTMLGGAANAARNVVALGGAVECCSIIGDDPAGRRVLELVKDLGIDPDGLVQVPGRPTTRKSRVIAQTQQIVRFDRETAEPPDPSVASELLARVAERADRVNGVIVEDYGKGVLSRRLASGAMKRFRAADVPVVVDPKADLTPYKGASMLKPNLREAELLSGLEIRDRSDLPRAVAKLRKRIGGGAVVVTRGPDGMSLFEDDGDGVDVRTAPREVFDVGGAGDTSIAALALALRAGGTLVEAAILANAASGIVVGKVGTATASAEELKAALPAFLEAARGRG from the coding sequence TTGCCCAGACTCGATCTCCGTCGCCTCGAACGCCTCGTCGACGACTTCCGCAACGTGCGCCTGTTGGTGCTCGGCGATCTGGTGCTCGACGAGTACATCTGGGGCGACGTCGACCGCATCAGCCCGGAAGCGCCCGTGCCCGTGGTCCACGTGAGCGACGAGACGACCATGCTGGGGGGCGCCGCGAACGCGGCCCGGAACGTGGTGGCGCTGGGCGGCGCGGTGGAGTGTTGCTCGATCATCGGCGACGACCCGGCAGGGCGTCGGGTCCTCGAGCTGGTGAAGGATCTCGGCATCGACCCGGACGGACTGGTGCAGGTGCCCGGCCGGCCCACGACCCGCAAGAGCCGGGTGATCGCCCAGACCCAGCAGATCGTGCGCTTCGACCGCGAGACCGCCGAGCCGCCCGACCCGTCGGTGGCCAGTGAGCTGCTCGCGCGGGTGGCGGAACGCGCCGATCGCGTCAACGGGGTGATCGTCGAGGACTATGGGAAAGGGGTGCTCTCGCGCCGTCTGGCGTCGGGCGCCATGAAGCGGTTTCGCGCCGCCGACGTGCCGGTGGTGGTCGACCCGAAGGCGGACCTCACGCCCTACAAGGGCGCGTCGATGCTCAAACCGAATCTGCGCGAGGCCGAGCTCCTGAGCGGTCTCGAGATCCGCGATCGCAGTGACCTGCCCCGCGCGGTCGCGAAGCTCCGCAAGCGCATCGGCGGCGGTGCGGTCGTGGTGACGCGCGGCCCGGACGGGATGTCGCTCTTCGAAGACGACGGCGACGGGGTCGACGTGCGGACCGCACCGCGCGAAGTCTTCGATGTCGGCGGCGCCGGCGACACGTCCATCGCCGCGCTGGCCCTGGCCTTGCGCGCCGGCGGCACCCTGGTGGAGGCTGCGATCCTCGCGAACGCGGCCTCCGGCATCGTGGTCGGCAAGGTCGGGACGGCCACCGCAAGCGCCGAAGAGCTGAAGGCGGCACTGCCGGCCTTCCTGGAAGCCGCCCGGGGTCGCGGATGA
- a CDS encoding LptF/LptG family permease: MRWPRTLSFYVAREVVQYTLLGLAAITIIMVTRSLVRVLDELIGAGFLLDDLLTVVSLLGTMLTIYALPVSFLLGVLLAIGRMAADVEITAMRACGVGVRGLMLPIGLMGVLLSLLTFELTVNVEPAARREMSSAVRRMLVRGASVEAGRFNTVGNRTLYVDERESAGRLRGIVISDRTDPERPFVVFAEAGEMKLDDEAGELSLLLERGDVHVDLRQGAEDRYQQVRFEKLEYRIDMAAALGPSPTPRPREMSVDDLRALIAKIDAGEDPGPLREEPQHYATNLAQRYAMPAAPALFAWVGVPLAMGRKRGARAYGVIVGAILAFGYYALHQFAELLATEQGLSPHGVAWVPNLLFALLGGVLLWRTRRLG, from the coding sequence ATGCGGTGGCCGCGCACCCTCTCCTTCTACGTGGCGCGCGAGGTGGTGCAGTACACCCTGCTCGGCCTCGCGGCGATCACGATCATCATGGTCACGCGCAGCCTGGTGCGGGTGCTCGACGAGCTGATCGGCGCGGGCTTCCTGCTCGACGACCTGCTCACCGTGGTGAGCCTGCTGGGCACGATGCTCACCATCTACGCCCTGCCCGTCTCGTTCCTGCTGGGCGTCCTGCTGGCGATCGGGCGCATGGCCGCCGACGTCGAGATCACCGCGATGCGCGCCTGCGGCGTGGGTGTGCGGGGCCTGATGCTCCCGATCGGGTTGATGGGGGTGCTCCTGTCGCTCCTCACGTTCGAGCTGACGGTCAACGTCGAGCCCGCCGCTCGTCGCGAGATGTCTTCGGCCGTGCGCCGCATGCTGGTCCGGGGGGCCTCGGTGGAGGCCGGCCGTTTCAACACGGTCGGCAACCGCACGCTCTACGTCGACGAACGCGAGTCGGCGGGACGGCTGCGCGGCATCGTGATCTCGGACCGCACCGATCCCGAGCGGCCCTTCGTCGTATTCGCGGAAGCCGGCGAGATGAAGCTCGACGACGAGGCCGGCGAGCTCTCCCTGCTCCTGGAACGTGGAGACGTGCACGTCGACCTGCGCCAGGGCGCCGAGGATCGCTACCAGCAGGTGCGCTTCGAGAAACTCGAGTATCGGATCGACATGGCGGCGGCATTGGGGCCGTCCCCTACGCCGCGACCGCGCGAGATGAGCGTCGACGATCTGCGCGCGCTGATCGCCAAGATCGACGCCGGCGAAGACCCGGGACCGCTGCGCGAAGAGCCGCAGCACTACGCCACGAACCTCGCCCAGCGCTACGCGATGCCGGCAGCGCCGGCGCTCTTTGCCTGGGTCGGCGTGCCGCTGGCCATGGGGCGCAAACGCGGCGCACGCGCCTACGGCGTGATCGTGGGGGCGATCCTCGCCTTCGGCTACTACGCCCTGCATCAGTTCGCGGAGCTCCTCGCCACCGAGCAGGGACTGTCTCCCCACGGTGTCGCCTGGGTGCCGAACCTGCTCTTCGCCCTGCTGGGAGGCGTGCTGCTCTGGCGCACGCGGCGCCTCGGCTAG
- a CDS encoding lipopolysaccharide kinase InaA family protein yields the protein MASAVEGRPGFERSQEPDQIWQVDARFAAALREQGWPAPDAVARCFGSVGSGGEGSEGRGATAILALPGHSERLHLRPVRHGGLLGPLWAGCILGFERPLSELRVTETLRAAGAPVPRAVSVVAHRRFGPLWEAIYATEHVEDAADGLAWLARAPSRPARVAGARAVGAAIRRFHDAGGQHPDLHIKNLLLRGTEPEVWVIDLDGARADAPPTPPRRMQELMRLVRSLHKRGVAEQIGVRGLAAGFSAYCGGDRGLRGALWRCLPREQRRMARHAWAYRGASAA from the coding sequence GTGGCGTCCGCCGTGGAAGGTCGCCCGGGCTTCGAGCGCAGCCAGGAGCCGGATCAGATCTGGCAGGTGGACGCGCGCTTCGCCGCCGCGCTCCGCGAGCAGGGATGGCCCGCGCCCGACGCGGTCGCGCGCTGCTTCGGGTCCGTTGGATCCGGAGGCGAGGGCTCCGAGGGTCGCGGCGCCACCGCCATCCTCGCGCTGCCGGGCCACTCGGAGCGCCTCCACCTGCGCCCGGTGCGCCACGGCGGACTGCTGGGGCCGCTCTGGGCCGGCTGCATCCTCGGCTTCGAACGCCCGCTGTCCGAGCTGCGGGTCACCGAGACCCTGCGCGCCGCGGGTGCACCGGTGCCGCGCGCCGTGAGCGTCGTGGCCCATCGCCGCTTCGGGCCGCTCTGGGAAGCGATCTACGCGACGGAGCACGTGGAAGACGCCGCGGACGGGCTCGCCTGGCTCGCGCGCGCGCCATCCCGGCCGGCGCGAGTCGCCGGCGCCCGCGCGGTGGGCGCGGCGATTCGTCGTTTCCACGACGCGGGCGGTCAGCACCCCGACCTCCACATCAAGAATCTGCTGCTGCGCGGCACCGAGCCCGAGGTGTGGGTGATCGATCTCGACGGTGCACGCGCCGACGCCCCGCCGACGCCCCCGCGTCGCATGCAAGAGCTGATGCGCCTGGTGCGCTCGCTGCACAAGCGCGGCGTCGCCGAACAGATCGGCGTGCGCGGACTCGCCGCCGGCTTCAGCGCCTACTGCGGCGGCGATCGGGGCCTGCGCGGCGCCCTCTGGCGCTGCCTGCCCCGCGAACAGCGGCGGATGGCCCGACACGCATGGGCGTATCGAGGCGCCTCCGCCGCGTAG